From Methylobacterium radiodurans, a single genomic window includes:
- a CDS encoding glycoside hydrolase family 2 protein: MARIRAIDGVPPLPVGGSWQLVTTPPGACAGPGDLAGLDGWIPARVPGTAAAALREAGLWSEAEPAPIHDRDVWYRTSFPGTGRARLAFEGLATLCEVWLNGVPILTSHSMFRAHAVAVDLAGDNEIVLRFRSLKAELDRPAKRGRWRPRLATPGSLRHARTSLLGFMPGWCPEIDLVGPYRPITLTPLSAGAPDLVAADLRADLDGETGRLVARLRVDGPVERATLRCDGRLVALARTAPDLFEGELLLPGIAPWWPHTHGEPRLHAVAVDLDGRSHDLGRTGFRSITLTRPFEEGLSLAVNGVPVFCRGANWTPPDLVGLGSGAEDARPLLDLAREAGMNMLRVSGITLYGPQAFHDLCDELGILVFQDLMLANFDYPHDDPAFRQELEGEIADLLDRTQLSPSLCALSGGSEVWQQAAMLGAPRAVWADAFAGERLPALAAPIRPDLAVVPNSPSGGDLPFSTTAGVTHYYGVGAYRRPLEDARRAEVGFATECLAFANLPEESSLAAMGLGEMESPRWSAGIPRDRGADWDFEQVRDHYVGLLYGVDPAALRRADPERYRDLGRAAVAEVMEATVAEWRRTRSTTRGGLVWFLRDLAPGTGWGIVDARGVPKSGWYALKRAFRPVQVTLSDEGLNGLHVHLHNETAEARDLTLRLAFTDAAGRAVAKAERAVGLGARSTRTLSSAELLGRFFDATDSYRFGPPAHTLGHASLSDPAGAVIAEAFHVPGGRRIEPIETGLSVAVEANAIRVRAERHALGVQVEAERARPDDTWFHLAPGTERRIGFTGAPRLPHGRVRALNAVETVTFGPEA, translated from the coding sequence ATGGCCCGCATCCGCGCCATCGACGGCGTTCCGCCGCTCCCCGTCGGCGGCTCCTGGCAACTCGTGACCACGCCGCCCGGCGCCTGCGCGGGGCCGGGCGATCTCGCCGGGCTCGACGGCTGGATTCCCGCACGGGTTCCCGGCACCGCCGCCGCGGCGCTGCGCGAGGCCGGCCTCTGGTCCGAGGCCGAGCCGGCGCCGATCCACGACCGCGACGTCTGGTACCGCACCAGCTTTCCGGGCACCGGCCGGGCGCGCCTCGCCTTCGAGGGGCTGGCGACGCTCTGCGAGGTCTGGCTCAACGGCGTGCCGATCCTCACCAGCCACTCGATGTTCCGCGCCCACGCGGTCGCGGTAGATCTCGCCGGGGACAACGAGATCGTCCTCCGCTTCCGCTCGCTGAAGGCCGAACTCGACCGGCCGGCCAAGCGCGGGCGCTGGCGGCCCCGCCTCGCCACGCCCGGGTCGCTGCGCCACGCGCGCACGAGCCTGCTCGGCTTCATGCCGGGCTGGTGCCCGGAGATCGATCTCGTCGGCCCCTACCGCCCGATCACCCTGACGCCGCTCTCTGCGGGCGCGCCGGACCTTGTCGCGGCCGACCTGCGCGCCGACCTCGACGGTGAGACCGGCCGGCTCGTCGCCCGGCTCCGCGTCGATGGTCCGGTCGAGCGGGCCACGCTCCGCTGCGACGGCCGCTTGGTGGCGCTCGCGCGGACGGCGCCGGACCTGTTCGAGGGCGAGCTCCTCCTCCCCGGCATCGCGCCCTGGTGGCCCCACACCCACGGCGAGCCGCGCCTGCACGCGGTCGCGGTCGATCTCGACGGGCGCAGCCACGATCTCGGGCGCACGGGCTTCCGCAGCATCACCCTGACGCGCCCCTTCGAGGAGGGGTTAAGCCTCGCGGTGAACGGCGTGCCGGTCTTCTGCCGCGGCGCCAACTGGACCCCGCCGGACCTCGTCGGCCTGGGCAGCGGCGCGGAGGATGCCCGCCCGCTCCTCGACCTCGCCCGCGAGGCCGGGATGAACATGCTGCGGGTCTCCGGCATCACCCTCTACGGTCCCCAAGCCTTCCACGACCTCTGCGACGAACTCGGCATCCTGGTCTTCCAGGACCTGATGCTCGCCAATTTCGACTATCCCCACGACGACCCGGCCTTCCGCCAGGAGCTGGAGGGCGAGATCGCGGATCTCCTCGACCGCACCCAGCTCTCGCCGTCCCTCTGCGCGCTCTCCGGCGGCAGCGAGGTCTGGCAGCAGGCGGCGATGCTGGGGGCGCCGCGGGCGGTCTGGGCGGATGCCTTCGCGGGCGAGCGGCTGCCGGCGTTGGCCGCGCCGATCCGGCCGGACCTCGCGGTGGTGCCGAACTCGCCCTCGGGGGGGGATCTGCCCTTCTCCACCACGGCCGGCGTGACGCACTATTACGGCGTGGGCGCCTACCGCCGCCCCCTGGAGGACGCGCGCCGGGCGGAGGTGGGCTTCGCCACCGAGTGCCTGGCCTTCGCGAACCTGCCGGAAGAATCGAGCCTCGCCGCGATGGGCCTCGGCGAGATGGAATCCCCGCGCTGGAGCGCCGGCATCCCGCGCGACCGGGGCGCGGACTGGGATTTCGAGCAGGTGCGCGACCACTATGTCGGCCTGCTCTACGGCGTGGATCCGGCCGCGCTCCGCCGCGCCGACCCGGAACGCTACCGCGACCTGGGGCGCGCCGCGGTCGCCGAGGTGATGGAGGCGACCGTCGCCGAGTGGCGGCGGACGCGCTCGACGACCCGGGGCGGGCTCGTCTGGTTCCTGCGCGATCTCGCCCCCGGCACGGGCTGGGGCATCGTGGACGCGCGGGGCGTCCCGAAATCGGGCTGGTACGCCCTGAAGCGGGCCTTCCGGCCGGTGCAGGTCACGCTCTCGGACGAGGGGCTGAACGGGCTCCACGTGCACCTGCACAACGAGACCGCCGAGGCGCGCGACCTCACCCTGCGCCTCGCCTTCACGGACGCGGCAGGGCGAGCGGTCGCCAAGGCGGAGCGCGCCGTCGGCCTCGGGGCCCGCTCGACGCGGACCCTCTCGTCGGCCGAACTCCTCGGCCGCTTCTTCGACGCCACCGACAGCTACCGGTTCGGGCCGCCGGCCCACACGCTGGGACATGCAAGCCTCAGCGATCCGGCGGGCGCGGTGATCGCCGAGGCCTTCCACGTCCCGGGCGGGCGCCGAATCGAGCCCATCGAGACCGGCCTCTCGGTGGCCGTGGAGGCGAACGCGATCCGGGTCCGAGCCGAGCGCCACGCGCTCGGCGTGCAGGTGGAGGCCGAGCGCGCCCGGCCCGACGACACGTGGTTCCACCTCGCCCCGGGGACGGAACGGCGGATCGGATTTACCGGTGCGCCACGCCTGCCGCACGGCCGGGTGCGGGCTCTCAATGCCGTCGAGACGGTGACGTTCGGCCCGGAGGCCTGA
- a CDS encoding histidine kinase: MPTLFRFFATLAILAGLVFAGMFALATFVKPTPREMSVTIPPAKLQPPTNR; encoded by the coding sequence GTGCCGACCCTGTTCCGTTTCTTCGCGACGCTGGCGATCCTGGCCGGCCTCGTCTTCGCCGGGATGTTCGCGCTGGCGACCTTCGTGAAGCCGACCCCGCGCGAGATGAGCGTGACCATCCCGCCGGCCAAGCTGCAGCCGCCGACCAACCGGTGA
- a CDS encoding DUF1839 family protein: MSAALDRARPEPAPAPAYIAHPLHAADRHWPETNCYVDLWIELLHGRGLVPEALLGFTLRQDFEGDQFTFFKPPAADIDRLYGLEILELAVYDGLERHALVQAARGCPVLVEVDALYLPDTAGTTYGRSHAKTTIGILALDPAAKTLDYLHNAGRFTLSGADYNGIFGPSELPPYAEFVKAGAPPLPEAELPTAALELLRHHRARAPARNPVLAFQAALATAADALVGRSLAVFHAYAFNTTRQLGANFELLGSHLRWLDGHGAANLATAAEAAGVLAQEAKTFQFQLARAFHRRSALGLSARLDKAAAQYEAVFAELDRALG, from the coding sequence GTGAGCGCCGCTCTCGATCGCGCGCGGCCGGAGCCGGCCCCGGCTCCGGCCTATATCGCCCACCCGCTGCACGCCGCCGACCGGCACTGGCCGGAGACGAACTGCTACGTCGATCTCTGGATCGAGCTGCTGCACGGGCGCGGCCTCGTGCCGGAGGCGCTCCTGGGCTTCACCCTGCGGCAGGATTTCGAGGGCGACCAGTTCACCTTCTTCAAGCCGCCGGCCGCCGACATCGACCGGCTCTACGGGTTGGAGATCCTCGAACTCGCCGTCTACGACGGGCTGGAGCGGCACGCGCTGGTCCAGGCCGCGCGCGGCTGCCCGGTGCTGGTCGAGGTGGACGCGCTCTACCTGCCAGACACCGCTGGTACGACCTACGGGCGCTCCCATGCCAAGACGACGATCGGCATCCTGGCGCTCGACCCGGCGGCCAAGACGCTCGACTACCTGCACAATGCCGGCCGGTTCACCCTGTCCGGCGCCGATTACAACGGCATCTTCGGGCCCAGCGAGTTGCCGCCCTACGCGGAGTTCGTGAAGGCGGGAGCGCCGCCCCTGCCGGAGGCCGAGCTTCCGACTGCTGCCCTCGAACTGCTGCGGCACCACCGCGCCCGCGCGCCGGCACGGAACCCGGTGCTGGCCTTCCAGGCAGCGCTCGCGACGGCGGCGGACGCGCTGGTCGGCCGCTCACTGGCCGTGTTCCACGCCTACGCCTTCAACACCACGCGCCAGCTCGGGGCAAATTTCGAGCTGCTCGGCAGCCACCTGCGCTGGCTCGACGGGCACGGCGCGGCGAATCTCGCCACCGCGGCCGAGGCGGCGGGGGTACTGGCGCAGGAGGCCAAGACCTTCCAGTTCCAGCTCGCCCGCGCCTTCCACCGCCGCAGCGCGCTGGGCTTGAGCGCGCGCCTCGACAAGGCGGCGGCGCAGTACGAGGCGGTGTTCGCGGAACTCGACCGGGCGCTGGGCTGA
- a CDS encoding lysylphosphatidylglycerol synthase domain-containing protein, with protein sequence MKKISEFIWPLVGLAAVVVSGYFLYQELKTTSLSAIWGAILAIPPHRILLALVSTLVAYAALAWYDRIALLHLGVRHISWLFVSLCSFTTYALSHNIGASVFSGALVRYRAYTAKGLSAAQVAVLVALCSFTFFLGTVSLGGLTLVLDPHLLSRLEGKLPAVFTDPKTALIVGIGMLAFVALYVAGSILRLPPLHIRSFKLEYPRPGIMGRQLIAAPLELLGAAGIIYFALPQSMGVDFLTVLAIFLASFSLALASHAPGGLGVFELVFITAMQITDNAQKDAVIAAVIIFRVFYLWLPLLASIVIVLMFERSRLAAAVGKTQPEAVPEPPVIAPGLDAHEIEHKLKEKAV encoded by the coding sequence ATGAAGAAGATCAGCGAGTTCATCTGGCCGCTCGTCGGCCTCGCGGCCGTCGTCGTCTCCGGCTACTTCCTCTACCAGGAATTGAAGACCACCTCGCTCTCGGCGATCTGGGGCGCGATCCTGGCGATCCCGCCCCACCGGATCCTGCTGGCGCTCGTCTCCACCCTCGTCGCCTACGCGGCGCTCGCCTGGTACGACCGGATCGCGCTGCTGCATCTGGGCGTGCGCCACATCTCGTGGCTGTTCGTCTCGCTCTGCTCCTTCACCACCTACGCGCTCTCGCACAATATCGGCGCCTCGGTCTTCTCGGGCGCGCTGGTGCGCTACAGGGCCTACACCGCCAAGGGGCTCTCGGCCGCGCAGGTCGCGGTGCTGGTGGCGCTCTGCTCCTTCACCTTCTTCCTCGGCACGGTGTCGCTCGGCGGCCTGACCCTCGTCCTCGACCCGCACCTGCTCTCGCGTCTCGAAGGCAAGCTCCCGGCCGTCTTCACCGATCCGAAGACCGCGCTGATCGTCGGCATCGGCATGCTGGCCTTCGTGGCGCTCTACGTCGCGGGCTCGATCCTGCGCCTGCCGCCGCTGCACATCCGCTCGTTCAAGCTCGAATATCCGCGCCCCGGCATCATGGGCCGCCAGCTGATCGCGGCGCCGCTGGAGCTGCTGGGAGCGGCGGGCATCATCTACTTCGCGCTGCCGCAGTCGATGGGCGTCGACTTCCTCACCGTGCTGGCGATCTTCCTCGCCTCGTTCTCGCTGGCGCTGGCCTCGCACGCGCCCGGCGGCCTCGGGGTGTTCGAGCTGGTCTTCATCACGGCGATGCAGATCACAGACAACGCGCAGAAGGACGCCGTCATCGCGGCGGTGATCATCTTCCGCGTGTTCTACCTCTGGCTGCCGCTGCTCGCCTCCATCGTCATCGTCCTGATGTTCGAGCGCTCGCGCCTCGCCGCCGCGGTCGGCAAGACTCAGCCGGAGGCCGTGCCCGAGCCTCCGGTCATCGCGCCGGGGCTCGACGCACACGAGATCGAGCACAAGCTCAAGGAGAAGGCGGTCTGA
- a CDS encoding shikimate kinase, whose product MNEPAQTGGEPIEARLRRALGTRSIVLVGLMGAGKSTVGRRLAQRLGLIFKDADHEIEAAAGLTIPDIFAIYGEPSFRDGEERVIARLLRAGPLVLATGGGAFMRDTTRARIAEFGVSVWLKADLDVLMRRVRKRGNRPLLETEDPEATMRALMEARHPVYAEADVEVVSRDVSHDRVVDDVLEALVAHLDPSAPPAVAAQ is encoded by the coding sequence ATGAACGAGCCTGCTCAGACGGGCGGAGAACCGATCGAGGCGCGCCTGCGCCGGGCCCTGGGGACCCGGTCGATCGTGCTCGTCGGCCTGATGGGGGCGGGCAAGAGCACGGTCGGCCGCCGGCTGGCCCAGCGCCTCGGCCTGATCTTCAAGGATGCCGACCACGAGATCGAGGCCGCGGCCGGCCTCACCATCCCGGACATCTTCGCCATCTACGGCGAGCCGAGCTTTCGCGACGGCGAGGAGCGGGTGATCGCGCGCCTGCTGCGGGCGGGCCCGCTCGTGCTCGCCACCGGGGGCGGCGCCTTCATGCGCGACACGACCCGGGCGCGGATCGCCGAGTTCGGCGTCTCGGTCTGGCTGAAGGCCGACCTCGACGTGCTGATGCGCCGCGTGCGCAAGCGCGGCAACCGCCCGCTCCTCGAGACCGAGGACCCCGAGGCGACGATGCGCGCCCTGATGGAGGCGCGCCACCCGGTCTACGCCGAGGCCGACGTCGAGGTGGTCTCCCGCGACGTCTCCCACGACCGGGTGGTGGACGACGTGCTCGAAGCCCTGGTCGCCCATCTCGATCCGTCGGCGCCGCCCGCCGTCGCCGCGCAGTAG
- a CDS encoding site-specific tyrosine recombinase XerD, with amino-acid sequence MSAPDPEIGAYLDMLAAERGAAANTLSAYRRDLDDYRAWLAASRIDLDAVEAATLRAYLAELETRGLKASSAARKLSCIRGFHKFLYAEGLAETDPSAPVSGPRRPQALPKVLGVAEVDRLLDVARARAGAAESPGEAARARRMLCLLELLYATGLRVSELISLPRSAATTRERYLVVRGKGGRERLVPLTDLARAAMREHLAGLTAEGPWLFPADSESGHLTRQAFARDLKVAGAAAGIRADRISPHVLRHAFASHLLQNGADLRIVQELLGHADISTTQIYTHVLDERLKGMVRDLHPLMDE; translated from the coding sequence GTGAGCGCGCCCGATCCGGAGATCGGCGCCTATCTCGACATGCTGGCGGCCGAGCGCGGGGCCGCCGCCAACACGCTCTCCGCCTACCGGCGCGACCTCGACGATTACCGAGCTTGGCTCGCCGCGTCGCGGATCGATCTCGACGCGGTCGAGGCCGCGACGCTGCGGGCCTACCTCGCCGAGCTGGAGACGCGCGGCCTCAAGGCCTCCTCGGCGGCGCGCAAGCTCTCCTGCATCCGCGGCTTCCACAAGTTCCTCTACGCGGAAGGACTGGCGGAGACCGACCCGTCAGCGCCGGTCTCCGGTCCGCGCCGGCCGCAAGCCCTGCCGAAGGTGCTGGGCGTCGCCGAGGTCGACCGCCTGCTCGACGTCGCGCGGGCGCGGGCGGGCGCGGCCGAGAGCCCGGGCGAGGCGGCCCGCGCGCGCCGGATGCTGTGCCTGCTCGAACTCCTCTACGCCACGGGCCTGCGCGTCTCGGAGCTGATCAGCCTGCCGCGCTCGGCCGCGACGACGCGGGAGCGCTACCTCGTGGTGCGGGGCAAGGGCGGGCGCGAGCGCCTCGTGCCGCTGACCGACCTCGCCCGCGCGGCGATGCGCGAGCACCTCGCCGGCCTGACGGCCGAGGGGCCCTGGCTGTTCCCCGCCGACAGCGAGAGCGGGCACCTGACCCGGCAGGCCTTCGCCCGCGACCTGAAGGTGGCGGGCGCCGCCGCCGGGATCCGGGCCGACCGGATCAGCCCGCACGTCCTGCGCCACGCCTTCGCCAGCCACCTGCTGCAGAACGGCGCGGACCTGCGCATCGTGCAGGAGCTGCTCGGCCACGCCGACATCTCGACCACGCAGATCTACACCCACGTGCTCGACGAGCGCCTGAAGGGCATGGTGCGCGACCTGCACCCGCTGATGGACGAGTGA
- a CDS encoding oxidase — MRNPIRDLSPEDRALLRRHMRKPVLTFLALLGLLAVNVALGATVPFAYTWALELAVVTVMVALILLVSMEVLEEPPLVKLFSVLGFFWVAIMVGMTLTDYLAR, encoded by the coding sequence CGCAACCCGATCAGGGATCTCTCGCCCGAGGATCGCGCCCTGCTGCGGCGCCACATGCGCAAGCCGGTCCTGACCTTTCTGGCGCTGCTGGGCCTGCTCGCCGTCAACGTCGCGCTCGGCGCCACGGTGCCCTTCGCCTACACCTGGGCGCTGGAACTCGCCGTCGTGACCGTGATGGTGGCCCTCATCCTCCTCGTGTCGATGGAGGTCCTGGAGGAGCCGCCGCTGGTGAAGCTGTTCAGCGTGCTCGGCTTCTTCTGGGTCGCCATCATGGTCGGCATGACGCTGACGGACTACCTCGCGCGCTGA
- the aroB gene encoding 3-dehydroquinate synthase, whose protein sequence is MSDQALSDAPLTVHVPLDAGRAYDILIGRGLVAEAGARAAALGARAAGIVTDETVAGLYGAQIRESLEAAGLRAGLIAVAPGEASKSYAGYAQVCDGLLGLKIERGDLVVALGGGVVGDLAGFAAATLRRGVRFLQVPTTLLAQVDSSVGGKTGINSPLGKNLVGAFHQPRLVLADTATLDTLSEREMRAGYAEVAKYGLIGDADFFGWCEANWRGIFSGGPERDEAVAICCRAKAGVVVRDEREDGERALLNLGHTFGHALERLTGYESARLVHGEGVAIGLALAFRFSARLGLCSGQEAGRVANHLALAGLPTRLAQVPGGCGDADALLDAMAQDKKVRDGALTFILARGIGRSFIAPGIDRAEVRAFLEDELRAG, encoded by the coding sequence ATGTCTGACCAAGCCCTGTCCGACGCCCCCCTCACCGTGCACGTGCCCCTCGACGCGGGCCGCGCCTACGACATCCTGATCGGGCGCGGGCTCGTCGCCGAGGCCGGCGCGCGCGCCGCCGCGCTCGGGGCGCGGGCGGCCGGCATCGTCACGGACGAGACCGTGGCGGGCCTCTACGGCGCGCAGATCCGCGAGAGCCTGGAGGCGGCCGGCCTGCGCGCCGGGCTGATCGCGGTGGCGCCGGGCGAGGCTTCCAAATCCTACGCCGGCTACGCGCAGGTCTGCGACGGGCTTCTCGGTCTGAAGATTGAGCGGGGGGACCTCGTGGTGGCGCTCGGCGGCGGCGTGGTGGGCGATCTGGCGGGCTTCGCTGCCGCGACGCTCCGGCGCGGCGTGCGCTTCCTGCAGGTGCCGACCACCCTGCTGGCCCAGGTCGATTCCTCGGTCGGCGGCAAGACCGGGATCAATTCCCCGCTCGGCAAGAACCTCGTCGGCGCCTTCCACCAGCCGCGCCTCGTGCTCGCCGATACCGCGACCCTCGACACGCTGTCGGAGCGCGAGATGCGGGCGGGCTACGCGGAGGTGGCCAAGTACGGCCTGATCGGCGACGCCGACTTCTTCGGCTGGTGCGAGGCGAACTGGCGGGGCATCTTCTCCGGCGGGCCGGAGCGCGACGAGGCGGTGGCGATCTGCTGCCGCGCCAAGGCCGGCGTGGTGGTGCGCGACGAGCGCGAGGACGGCGAGCGCGCCCTGCTCAATCTCGGCCACACCTTCGGCCACGCCCTGGAGCGCCTGACCGGCTACGAGTCCGCCCGCCTCGTCCACGGCGAGGGAGTGGCGATCGGGCTGGCGCTCGCCTTCCGCTTCTCGGCCCGGCTCGGGCTCTGCTCGGGCCAGGAGGCGGGCCGCGTCGCCAACCACCTCGCGCTCGCCGGTCTGCCGACCCGCCTCGCCCAGGTGCCGGGCGGATGCGGCGACGCCGACGCGCTCCTCGACGCGATGGCCCAGGACAAGAAGGTGCGCGACGGTGCCCTCACCTTCATCCTCGCCCGCGGCATCGGCCGGAGCTTCATCGCGCCGGGCATCGACCGGGCCGAGGTGCGCGCCTTCCTGGAGGACGAGCTGCGGGCGGGTTGA
- a CDS encoding glycosyltransferase family 87 protein, producing the protein MGAPSSRQAGLHAAIADLRDLAGSDARLYRLARLASLWLLPIMLGIVVLAGFVTGPAPGRDCDGNALGVDFTQVWAAGQAALRGAAGEPYDFPHHLRNLSAAFGPECRFAWHYPPVFLLPAAAVAALPPPTAFLAWSVAGTALFALALRLAGGRAALLVGLAHPLVFCNLVYGQNGLFTAGLLTLGALLVDRRPPVAGLCFGLVAYKPQLAALAPLLLLVTGRWRCLGACLGTVAALCLAALLAFGTAPWLGFLGTLAETDRIILRQAAAGLDLNASAYGAVRLAGGPYALAWAAQIAASLGALALAWWVWTTCPDPRLRAATLLAAAPMLSPYVPVYDLAPLVPATVLLVVAARQAGGLHAHERWLLVTAPLTAALRVGAEATGICFGLVFALATLACLAARALPQPRILRALP; encoded by the coding sequence TTGGGCGCGCCCTCAAGTCGTCAGGCGGGTCTTCACGCCGCGATCGCCGACCTGCGCGACCTCGCGGGAAGCGACGCGCGGCTCTACCGGCTCGCGCGGCTGGCGAGCCTCTGGCTCCTGCCCATCATGCTCGGGATCGTCGTCCTCGCCGGATTCGTGACTGGGCCGGCGCCGGGGCGCGACTGCGACGGCAACGCATTGGGCGTCGATTTCACCCAGGTCTGGGCGGCCGGGCAGGCGGCGCTGCGGGGCGCGGCCGGCGAGCCCTATGACTTCCCGCACCATCTCCGGAACCTCAGCGCGGCCTTCGGGCCCGAGTGCCGCTTCGCCTGGCACTACCCGCCGGTCTTCCTGCTGCCCGCCGCCGCGGTAGCGGCCCTGCCGCCGCCCACCGCCTTCCTGGCCTGGAGCGTCGCAGGGACCGCTCTCTTCGCCCTGGCGCTCCGGCTCGCGGGCGGGCGGGCGGCGCTCCTCGTCGGGCTCGCCCACCCGCTGGTCTTCTGCAATCTCGTCTACGGGCAGAACGGGCTGTTCACCGCGGGCCTGCTGACCCTCGGGGCGCTCCTCGTCGACCGCCGCCCGCCGGTGGCCGGACTCTGCTTCGGGCTCGTGGCCTACAAGCCGCAGCTCGCGGCGCTCGCCCCCCTGCTGCTCCTCGTCACCGGGCGCTGGCGCTGCCTCGGCGCCTGCCTCGGCACGGTGGCGGCGCTCTGCCTCGCCGCGCTCCTCGCCTTCGGCACTGCGCCCTGGCTTGGCTTCCTCGGCACGCTGGCCGAGACCGACCGCATCATCCTGCGTCAGGCCGCGGCGGGGCTCGACCTCAACGCCAGCGCCTACGGGGCGGTGCGGCTGGCCGGCGGTCCCTACGCCCTGGCCTGGGCGGCCCAGATCGCCGCGAGCCTCGGTGCGCTGGCCCTGGCTTGGTGGGTCTGGACGACCTGCCCGGACCCGCGCCTGCGCGCCGCGACCCTGCTCGCCGCCGCGCCGATGCTCTCGCCCTACGTGCCGGTCTACGACCTCGCGCCGCTCGTGCCCGCCACGGTGCTGCTCGTGGTGGCGGCCCGGCAGGCCGGCGGCCTGCACGCCCACGAGCGCTGGCTGCTCGTCACCGCGCCGCTCACCGCGGCGCTCCGGGTCGGCGCGGAGGCCACCGGGATCTGCTTCGGGCTCGTCTTCGCGCTGGCGACGCTCGCCTGCCTTGCTGCCCGCGCGCTGCCGCAGCCGCGCATCCTCAGGGCGCTGCCCTGA